One segment of Treponema vincentii F0403 DNA contains the following:
- the arcC gene encoding carbamate kinase, whose protein sequence is MKKERIVVALGGNALGNNPQEQLALVKETAKSIVALAENGYEIVIGHGNGPQVGMINLAMDYAANGTAGTPAMPFAECGAMSQGYIGYHLQQAIGDELKRRNVKREVVCLITQVLVSADDPAFTNPSKPIGMFYTKEQADKIKAEKPDQTFVEDAGRGYRRVVPSPQPVAIIERPIIEELVAAGHIVITVGGGGIPVLQKADGLHGVDAVIDKDKSCAKLAADVKADKLVILTAVEQVCINFNKPNQQALSKLNIAEAEKYIAEGHFAKGSMLPKVEACLQFVRNHKAGQAVITSLANAGNALKGGNSTVITAN, encoded by the coding sequence ATGAAAAAAGAAAGAATTGTTGTAGCGCTCGGCGGAAACGCACTTGGAAACAACCCGCAGGAGCAGCTTGCGTTAGTAAAAGAAACGGCAAAATCGATTGTCGCACTGGCCGAAAACGGCTACGAAATTGTTATCGGACACGGTAACGGACCGCAGGTCGGTATGATTAATTTGGCTATGGACTATGCCGCAAACGGGACCGCAGGCACTCCTGCAATGCCGTTTGCCGAATGCGGTGCGATGAGCCAAGGATACATCGGTTACCACCTGCAGCAGGCAATCGGCGACGAGCTGAAACGCCGGAATGTTAAACGCGAGGTTGTATGCCTTATCACTCAAGTTCTGGTGTCCGCAGATGATCCCGCGTTTACAAATCCCAGTAAGCCCATCGGTATGTTCTATACAAAAGAACAGGCCGACAAAATTAAAGCTGAAAAACCGGATCAGACATTCGTTGAGGATGCAGGTAGAGGCTACCGCCGCGTTGTTCCGTCACCGCAGCCGGTTGCAATCATCGAACGTCCCATTATCGAAGAACTGGTTGCCGCAGGGCACATCGTTATTACCGTCGGAGGCGGCGGTATTCCGGTTCTGCAAAAGGCAGACGGCTTACACGGCGTCGATGCGGTTATCGACAAAGATAAGTCTTGCGCAAAACTCGCTGCCGATGTTAAAGCCGATAAACTGGTTATCTTAACGGCGGTTGAGCAGGTTTGTATCAATTTCAACAAACCTAACCAGCAAGCTTTAAGCAAGCTGAACATTGCCGAAGCGGAAAAATACATCGCCGAAGGGCATTTTGCAAAGGGCAGTATGCTCCCCAAAGTGGAAGCATGTTTACAGTTTGTCCGCAACCACAAAGCAGGACAAGCGGTTATTACCTCGTTGGCAAATGCAGGCAATGCGCTGAAAGGCGGTAACAGTACGGTTATTACCGCTAACTAA
- a CDS encoding YfcC family protein → MGKDKKKRASLSAFSILYIILLVLAVITWIIPDVQSATLGTIVMASYNGFSNALDVCFFVLVLGGFLGIVTKTGALNAGITHLVKKLKGNELILIPILMTLFSIGGTTYGMAEETVAFYGLLAATMVAAGFDSVVGAATVLLGAGVGVLGSTVNPFATGIAIDSINKSFEELGIQSSVNNGIVIALGIVLWLSSLIIACSFVMAYAKKVKRDKGSTILSLQEQEIMNAEFSKKDTDVEVEYTGKMKLSMGIFAFGFLVMIISVIPWDKFNVTVFQGWSSFLTGAAIGEWWFGELGMWFFIIGLIIAFINRFTENEIVSAFMEGAKDIMGVVLVIAVARGASVLMGETGLDKYVLEHASKALEGLPAFAFAPLSYILYALLSFVIPSTSGLATVSMPIMGPLAQNLGYNPAVMVMIFSAASGILNLFTPTSGVVMGGLASARIEYSTWLKFVGKILAVLFIVNLVVLTVGMMVL, encoded by the coding sequence ATGGGAAAAGATAAAAAAAAGAGGGCATCCCTCTCTGCATTCTCAATTTTGTACATTATTTTGCTTGTGTTGGCGGTAATCACATGGATTATCCCCGACGTACAGAGCGCAACGCTCGGTACTATCGTTATGGCGTCATACAATGGATTTTCCAATGCGCTTGACGTTTGTTTCTTCGTATTAGTACTCGGCGGTTTCTTGGGTATCGTAACAAAAACCGGTGCGCTTAATGCAGGTATTACTCACCTTGTAAAAAAATTGAAGGGTAATGAGCTTATTCTTATTCCTATTCTGATGACACTGTTCTCAATCGGCGGTACAACGTATGGTATGGCCGAAGAAACGGTTGCTTTCTACGGACTGCTTGCCGCAACAATGGTTGCAGCCGGTTTTGATTCAGTCGTTGGCGCCGCTACGGTATTGCTCGGCGCAGGTGTAGGTGTTCTCGGCTCAACCGTAAACCCCTTTGCAACCGGTATCGCTATTGACAGTATCAACAAGAGTTTTGAAGAACTGGGTATTCAGAGCAGCGTAAACAACGGTATTGTTATTGCTTTGGGTATTGTTCTCTGGCTTTCTTCTCTCATCATTGCTTGTTCATTTGTTATGGCTTATGCAAAGAAAGTAAAGAGAGATAAGGGATCGACCATTCTTTCATTACAAGAACAAGAAATCATGAACGCGGAATTCTCAAAGAAAGATACGGATGTTGAAGTTGAATATACCGGAAAGATGAAACTTTCGATGGGCATCTTTGCATTCGGCTTCTTGGTAATGATTATTTCCGTTATTCCGTGGGATAAGTTCAATGTTACCGTATTCCAAGGTTGGTCTTCTTTCCTGACCGGTGCTGCAATCGGTGAATGGTGGTTCGGCGAACTGGGTATGTGGTTCTTTATCATCGGTTTGATTATTGCGTTTATCAATAGATTTACCGAAAACGAAATTGTTTCCGCATTTATGGAAGGCGCAAAGGATATTATGGGCGTTGTTCTGGTTATCGCTGTTGCTCGCGGTGCTTCCGTATTGATGGGCGAAACCGGTTTGGACAAGTACGTGCTTGAGCATGCTTCAAAAGCATTGGAAGGTTTACCGGCATTTGCATTTGCACCGCTTTCATACATCCTGTATGCATTGCTGTCCTTTGTTATTCCGTCAACCTCTGGTTTGGCAACCGTATCGATGCCGATTATGGGTCCGCTTGCACAGAACTTAGGCTATAACCCCGCTGTTATGGTTATGATTTTCTCGGCAGCATCCGGTATCCTGAACCTCTTTACCCCCACGAGCGGTGTTGTTATGGGCGGTCTTGCGAGCGCACGTATCGAATACAGCACTTGGCTCAAGTTTGTCGGCAAAATCCTTGCCGTACTGTTTATCGTCAACCTCGTCGTTCTTACGGTAGGTATGATGGTTCTTTAA
- a CDS encoding DUF58 domain-containing protein → MKTGYLAERSKQLQLAALSIAQGMQAGSFRSHFRGRGIEFDALREYEAGDDIRSIDWNLMARSGKTFVKLYREERDMRLFLIADVSASMEAGSAVYSPQEKLLEAAALITFAAEHLHSYTGLLAFDGKVVRMFQLRRGREPSLHILNALERIAVSGSKNNGTALTSALEAAAKSLRQRTLVIILSDFKVENFEKELGLLARRHDVAAIRITAPYDEALPASGILRFTDPETGLERLLPTNSHRFRQDRIRRAAEDTQQWENTCIRCGAYPLVLPYDGNTVKLLNQFFLTGKYGFQSFSRYRPPADMML, encoded by the coding sequence ATGAAAACCGGTTACTTAGCCGAACGGTCAAAACAATTACAGCTGGCAGCGCTCTCCATTGCGCAGGGAATGCAGGCAGGAAGCTTCCGCAGTCATTTCCGTGGCAGAGGTATTGAGTTTGATGCGCTGCGTGAATATGAAGCCGGAGACGATATCAGAAGTATCGACTGGAACCTGATGGCACGCAGCGGTAAAACCTTTGTAAAGCTCTACCGTGAAGAACGGGATATGAGGCTTTTTTTAATTGCCGATGTGTCGGCTTCGATGGAAGCAGGCAGCGCTGTTTATTCACCGCAAGAAAAACTGCTGGAAGCGGCGGCCTTGATAACCTTTGCGGCCGAACACCTGCATAGCTATACGGGGCTCCTTGCTTTTGACGGAAAGGTTGTGCGGATGTTCCAACTCCGCCGCGGCAGAGAACCGAGTTTACATATACTGAATGCACTGGAACGGATTGCCGTTTCGGGCAGCAAAAATAACGGTACCGCCTTAACTTCCGCACTCGAAGCAGCGGCAAAATCGCTGCGGCAGCGGACACTCGTTATTATCCTATCGGATTTTAAAGTAGAAAATTTTGAAAAAGAATTGGGACTATTGGCACGCCGCCATGATGTTGCGGCAATCCGTATTACCGCTCCTTATGACGAAGCGCTGCCTGCATCGGGAATATTGCGCTTTACCGACCCCGAAACGGGACTTGAGCGGTTGTTGCCGACTAATTCGCATCGGTTCCGGCAAGACCGTATCCGCCGTGCAGCCGAAGATACGCAGCAATGGGAAAATACCTGCATCCGCTGCGGCGCCTATCCGCTTGTGCTGCCGTACGACGGCAATACGGTAAAGCTTTTAAATCAATTTTTTTTGACCGGCAAATACGGGTTCCAATCTTTTAGCCGCTACCGGCCGCCTGCGGATATGATGCTATGA
- a CDS encoding class I SAM-dependent methyltransferase — protein sequence MNEFNGVADTMLIPMAARIYASKHFPEYFYDKTALSLEAKIPAGTFERIWKSSSEYTMLASVARYYNFDEMIKAFAAKHQKCNIINLGAGLETAAFRLAEVDVPFYEIDLPEVIELRKNILKSKENETLIGADIFTLEWANGIDLSLPSLLIVSGVFQYFREEKVLTFLSAIKQRFPKGELIFDATNSIGIKYANKYVQKTGNTSAQMYFYVDDGVAFAQKCGMQLLEQRSFYTVARKMLKRKLKLYTRIAMKVCDDGGRTIILHLKLN from the coding sequence ATGAACGAATTTAACGGCGTGGCCGATACGATGCTTATACCGATGGCAGCTCGGATTTATGCGTCTAAACATTTTCCTGAATATTTTTATGATAAAACCGCTTTGTCGCTGGAAGCAAAAATTCCGGCAGGAACATTTGAGCGGATTTGGAAATCGTCGTCAGAATATACGATGCTGGCTTCCGTCGCCCGTTATTATAACTTTGACGAGATGATAAAAGCCTTTGCAGCCAAGCATCAAAAATGCAATATCATCAACCTTGGCGCGGGGCTGGAAACGGCAGCATTCAGATTGGCGGAAGTCGATGTTCCTTTTTACGAAATAGATTTACCTGAAGTGATAGAACTGCGTAAAAATATTTTAAAATCGAAAGAAAACGAAACCCTTATCGGTGCAGATATTTTTACACTCGAATGGGCAAACGGCATTGATCTTTCCCTTCCGTCGTTGCTGATTGTGTCCGGTGTATTCCAGTATTTCCGCGAAGAAAAAGTGCTAACCTTTTTATCGGCGATTAAACAGCGCTTCCCCAAAGGTGAATTGATTTTTGATGCCACCAATTCGATCGGTATAAAATACGCCAATAAATATGTGCAAAAAACAGGGAACACTTCTGCACAGATGTATTTTTATGTGGATGACGGCGTGGCTTTTGCACAAAAATGCGGCATGCAACTGCTGGAACAGCGCTCTTTTTATACCGTTGCACGGAAAATGCTCAAGCGCAAATTAAAGCTGTATACCCGCATTGCAATGAAAGTGTGCGACGATGGCGGTAGAACCATTATTTTACATTTAAAGCTGAATTAA
- the arcA gene encoding arginine deiminase, translating to MSVLSVTSEIKTLRKVLLHRPGAELLHLTPDTLDELLFDDIPFLKVAQAEHDAFAKILRDNGAEVLYLEDLAAEAIKKPEIRTKFIEQFINESGVYSDKYREIVRELLTSIKDNKQLILKTMEGIDIKELNVKGNVSLVDFVGDSDSSMVVNPMPNLYFTRDPFATIGNGVSLNRMFSVTRNRETIYAEYIFNHHPDYAGKVSKFYDRYDPPHIEGGDILNISEKVLAIGISQRTTANAIDLIAKKIFFDSDSKIETILAFDIPVSRAFMHLDTVFTQIDHDKFTIHPGILGPLRVFTITKGAAKGELKIVENDTTLEKTLAQYTGTGHAELIQCAGGDRIAAAREQWNDGSNTLCISPGTIVVYERNDVTNEILTKHGLKVLTMPSAELSRGRGGPRCMSMPLVRDN from the coding sequence ATGTCCGTATTGAGTGTTACCAGTGAAATTAAAACACTGCGTAAAGTATTGCTTCATAGGCCTGGTGCCGAACTACTTCATTTAACTCCCGACACCTTAGACGAGTTGCTGTTTGACGACATTCCGTTCCTGAAAGTCGCACAGGCAGAACACGACGCCTTTGCCAAGATTTTGAGAGATAACGGAGCTGAAGTTCTGTACCTCGAAGACCTTGCCGCAGAAGCAATTAAAAAACCCGAAATTAGAACCAAGTTTATTGAGCAGTTTATCAACGAAAGCGGAGTTTATTCCGACAAATACAGAGAAATAGTTCGCGAACTGCTGACCAGCATCAAAGATAACAAACAGTTGATTTTAAAAACAATGGAAGGTATTGATATTAAAGAACTTAATGTCAAGGGAAACGTTTCATTGGTAGATTTCGTCGGCGATTCGGATTCGTCGATGGTTGTTAATCCCATGCCTAACTTGTATTTTACCCGTGATCCCTTCGCTACAATCGGAAACGGTGTAAGCTTGAATAGAATGTTCTCTGTTACCCGCAACCGCGAAACAATCTATGCCGAATACATTTTCAATCATCATCCCGATTATGCAGGCAAGGTTTCTAAGTTCTATGATCGTTACGATCCGCCTCACATTGAAGGCGGCGATATCCTCAATATAAGTGAAAAAGTTTTAGCTATCGGTATTTCTCAGCGTACCACTGCAAACGCTATCGACCTTATCGCAAAGAAGATTTTCTTTGACAGCGATTCAAAGATCGAAACAATCCTCGCGTTTGACATTCCGGTAAGTCGCGCATTTATGCACTTGGATACGGTATTCACACAGATCGATCACGACAAATTTACCATCCATCCCGGAATCCTCGGCCCGCTCCGCGTATTCACCATCACCAAAGGCGCTGCAAAAGGCGAGCTGAAGATCGTAGAAAATGATACGACACTCGAAAAGACACTTGCTCAGTACACCGGAACCGGACATGCAGAGCTTATTCAGTGTGCGGGAGGCGACAGGATCGCAGCAGCACGCGAGCAGTGGAACGACGGTTCGAACACGCTGTGTATCAGCCCCGGAACAATTGTTGTATACGAAAGAAACGACGTTACCAACGAGATCCTCACGAAGCACGGACTGAAGGTTCTGACAATGCCGAGCGCGGAACTTTCACGCGGCCGCGGCGGTCCCCGCTGTATGAGTATGCCGCTCGTACGCGATAACTAA
- a CDS encoding TIGR00282 family metallophosphoesterase, which yields MDALILFFGGDICGAWGVDVAVRVIPELIKEENPDFIIVNGENAAKGSGIEPEQAARLFAAGVDVITGGNHSMERFDLRDTFGQEARILRPANYPFVPGSGIITVRKPRGTLTVLNVQGRENMRPIDCPFQTADRLLPEHTDGTVPDGIVMVDFHAESVQEKEALAYYLDGRVSCVFGSHTHTQTADERILAGGTGYISDAGMIGAFHSIIGSSIEAALARSLMLTPRTFDMPEEGEALFCGIIAAVSPETKKTLSLKRIYKVIENL from the coding sequence ATGGATGCATTAATTCTTTTTTTCGGCGGTGATATTTGCGGAGCGTGGGGTGTTGATGTTGCAGTACGGGTTATACCGGAGCTGATAAAAGAAGAAAATCCTGACTTTATCATAGTGAACGGAGAAAACGCTGCAAAGGGCTCGGGAATAGAGCCGGAGCAAGCAGCCCGATTATTTGCCGCCGGGGTTGATGTTATTACCGGCGGGAATCACAGTATGGAGCGTTTTGACCTTAGAGATACTTTCGGGCAAGAAGCGCGGATATTGCGCCCTGCAAATTATCCGTTCGTACCGGGAAGCGGTATTATTACAGTCCGTAAACCGCGGGGCACATTAACGGTGCTGAATGTACAAGGAAGAGAAAATATGCGGCCGATCGATTGTCCCTTCCAAACGGCTGACCGTTTATTGCCGGAACACACTGACGGAACGGTGCCTGACGGAATAGTGATGGTTGATTTTCATGCGGAATCGGTACAAGAAAAAGAAGCTCTTGCCTATTATCTTGACGGGCGTGTTTCCTGTGTATTCGGTTCTCATACCCATACGCAAACCGCCGATGAACGTATCCTCGCGGGCGGTACCGGCTATATCAGCGATGCGGGAATGATAGGTGCATTCCATTCAATCATCGGAAGCTCCATCGAAGCTGCCTTGGCACGCAGCCTTATGCTTACGCCCCGGACATTCGATATGCCCGAAGAAGGAGAAGCTCTCTTCTGCGGTATTATCGCAGCCGTGTCGCCGGAAACAAAAAAAACACTTTCGTTAAAACGGATATATAAGGTGATTGAAAACCTCTAA
- the trxA gene encoding thioredoxin, which translates to MAILHLNQDNFDKTINAAETALVDFWAPWCGPCKMLGPVFEEAEKDANGKATFAKVNVDEQQDLAVRFGVTSIPTLILFKNGQEVKRSLGFIDKSKILALL; encoded by the coding sequence ATGGCTATACTACATTTAAATCAAGACAATTTTGATAAGACAATCAATGCTGCGGAAACGGCATTGGTAGATTTCTGGGCGCCGTGGTGCGGACCTTGTAAAATGCTCGGTCCTGTTTTTGAAGAAGCGGAAAAAGATGCAAACGGCAAAGCAACCTTTGCAAAGGTTAATGTTGATGAACAGCAAGACCTGGCAGTCAGATTCGGCGTTACCAGTATTCCGACGCTCATTCTTTTCAAAAACGGACAGGAAGTAAAGCGCTCTCTCGGATTTATCGATAAATCCAAGATACTGGCACTACTCTAA
- the argS gene encoding arginine--tRNA ligase — protein sequence MNDIRLLWKESIARALTSMLPEGTEAVTAERIGMETPPDPNLGDLGFPLFSFAKTLRSAPAKIAAELLPKLQADPSLKGKGEVKAVGPYINVFLPKGETAAQILDTIIDRNENYGKTTTLSGKKIMVEFSSPNTNKPLHLGHLRNDAIGESLSRILQFSGADIYKTNIINDRGVHICKSMLAYQLFGNGIDPVKEGIKPDKFVGDMYVQFHKYSKDHPEAEEQAQEMLRKWEAGDPETIKLWKKMNGWALQGIQQTYNRTGVSFDKLFFESDVFRKGRAEILEGLKKGIFYKDEDGSIWIDLKSIGFEKKLLLRGDGTSVYITQDIGLAITRHAEWPFDKLIYVVGNEQIYHFKVLFYIMKQLGYEWYSGLYHLAYGMVNLPEGKMKSREGTVVDADDLITELKNSALKEIASKGREDAVGNPEEVAEKVALGALHYFLLQVDTIKDMLFNASESLSFNGNTGPYIQYMGARISSILRKADTEEGKKAKAGVCKPELLNSDIEWELLKKLEEFPAQVDKAAAQYAPMFITSYLYDLCKLFSRFYHDCPILGAENADVAATRLALAKAVYIVLKNATGLVLVPFLEVM from the coding sequence ATGAACGATATACGGTTATTATGGAAAGAAAGTATTGCACGTGCATTAACATCGATGCTGCCCGAAGGAACGGAAGCCGTTACTGCGGAACGGATTGGTATGGAAACACCGCCCGATCCGAATTTGGGAGATTTAGGTTTTCCGCTTTTCAGTTTTGCAAAAACGCTGCGTTCCGCTCCCGCTAAAATTGCGGCGGAGCTGTTGCCCAAACTGCAAGCAGATCCTTCTCTAAAGGGAAAAGGCGAAGTAAAGGCGGTAGGGCCGTATATCAATGTCTTTTTGCCCAAGGGAGAAACCGCCGCTCAAATTCTCGACACTATTATTGATCGGAATGAGAACTACGGGAAAACAACTACCCTCTCCGGTAAAAAAATCATGGTTGAGTTTTCAAGCCCGAACACGAACAAACCGCTGCACCTTGGACACCTGCGTAACGATGCCATCGGCGAAAGCCTTTCCCGTATCTTACAATTCAGCGGAGCGGATATATACAAAACCAACATCATCAACGACCGCGGCGTACATATTTGTAAATCGATGCTTGCCTACCAGCTCTTCGGAAACGGTATCGACCCCGTAAAAGAAGGCATAAAGCCCGATAAGTTCGTCGGCGATATGTATGTGCAGTTCCACAAATACAGCAAAGACCATCCCGAAGCTGAAGAGCAAGCACAAGAAATGCTGCGGAAATGGGAAGCAGGCGATCCTGAAACGATAAAACTGTGGAAAAAGATGAACGGCTGGGCGCTGCAGGGTATTCAGCAAACATATAACCGCACCGGTGTTTCGTTTGATAAGCTTTTCTTTGAAAGCGATGTATTCCGCAAGGGACGTGCCGAAATTCTGGAAGGCTTAAAGAAAGGTATTTTCTATAAAGATGAAGACGGTTCCATTTGGATAGACCTTAAATCGATCGGGTTTGAAAAGAAACTGCTTCTGCGCGGAGACGGAACATCCGTATACATCACGCAGGATATCGGGCTTGCAATAACCCGCCACGCTGAATGGCCGTTTGATAAGCTCATCTATGTCGTCGGTAACGAGCAAATTTATCACTTTAAAGTGCTTTTCTATATTATGAAGCAGCTCGGCTACGAATGGTACAGCGGCTTATATCACCTCGCTTACGGTATGGTGAACCTTCCGGAAGGTAAGATGAAGAGCCGCGAAGGTACCGTTGTAGATGCGGACGATCTTATTACCGAGCTTAAGAACAGCGCGTTAAAAGAGATTGCATCCAAAGGCCGTGAAGACGCAGTAGGCAATCCCGAAGAAGTTGCGGAAAAGGTCGCGCTCGGCGCATTGCACTACTTCCTGCTCCAAGTGGACACAATAAAAGACATGCTCTTTAATGCTTCGGAGTCTCTTTCGTTCAACGGCAACACCGGCCCGTATATCCAATACATGGGTGCGCGTATTTCTTCTATTTTACGCAAGGCTGATACGGAAGAAGGCAAAAAAGCAAAGGCAGGCGTTTGCAAACCGGAACTGCTCAACTCCGACATAGAGTGGGAATTACTGAAAAAACTGGAAGAATTCCCCGCTCAAGTTGACAAAGCGGCAGCTCAGTATGCGCCGATGTTTATAACGAGCTACCTGTACGACCTTTGCAAGCTGTTCAGCCGCTTCTATCACGACTGCCCCATCCTCGGCGCCGAAAACGCCGATGTTGCCGCAACCCGGCTCGCGCTTGCAAAAGCAGTCTATATCGTACTGAAAAACGCAACGGGACTGGTACTTGTTCCCTTCCTTGAAGTCATGTAA
- a CDS encoding AraC family transcriptional regulator, translated as MNIIQSFNGTMAYIEKTLETGYDEAEIARISGYSYPLFSRIFSILVGYPLTEYLRFRKLSLAAADLRNTDAKIIDIALAYGYESPDSFAAAFKKFHGVSPSGVRNGKAFKSFAPIKLSLTVNGGQTMEVKIEKKSGFTLAGVQIAADQTSEFPKVWGSLFKKAPHEELAKLGNGKSFGVCSEVKGGKTFIYTAAYDCCDEQKAAALGLAVMHIPEAEYAVVRLHGAVPGCIHQGWKYVMETFFPEQGYCHAGTPDFEAYSEGDMYSPDYRMELWVPIVKA; from the coding sequence ATGAATATCATTCAATCATTTAACGGAACAATGGCTTATATTGAAAAGACGCTTGAGACGGGATATGATGAAGCGGAGATTGCGCGCATTTCCGGTTATTCCTATCCGCTGTTCAGCAGAATTTTTTCGATATTGGTCGGGTATCCCTTAACTGAATATCTCCGTTTTAGAAAGCTTAGCCTGGCTGCCGCGGATTTACGCAATACCGATGCAAAGATTATCGACATTGCGCTCGCCTACGGCTATGAATCGCCAGACTCCTTTGCCGCTGCGTTTAAAAAATTCCACGGTGTCAGCCCGAGCGGAGTACGGAACGGAAAAGCATTTAAGTCGTTTGCTCCGATTAAACTATCTTTAACCGTCAATGGAGGGCAAACTATGGAAGTTAAAATTGAAAAAAAGAGCGGATTTACGCTTGCAGGCGTGCAGATTGCAGCGGATCAAACAAGTGAGTTTCCGAAAGTGTGGGGAAGCCTTTTTAAAAAAGCACCGCATGAGGAGCTTGCGAAACTTGGAAACGGTAAGAGCTTCGGCGTCTGTTCCGAGGTGAAAGGCGGGAAAACCTTCATTTATACCGCAGCATACGATTGCTGCGACGAACAAAAGGCGGCAGCGCTCGGCTTAGCGGTGATGCACATTCCCGAAGCTGAATACGCAGTCGTCCGGCTGCACGGTGCAGTTCCCGGCTGTATCCACCAAGGCTGGAAGTACGTTATGGAAACCTTCTTCCCCGAACAAGGCTACTGCCATGCCGGCACCCCCGACTTTGAAGCATATTCGGAGGGGGATATGTATAGCCCCGATTACCGGATGGAACTCTGGGTGCCGATTGTAAAGGCGTAA
- the argF gene encoding ornithine carbamoyltransferase, whose amino-acid sequence MGVNLLGRSFLKLLDFSSAEIRYLLDLSKELKKLKMTHTPHDHLKGKNIVLLFEKTSTRTRCSFEVAAMDLGMGSTFLDPASSQMGHKESIEDTARVLGRMYDGIEYRGFSQEIVEKLAKYAGVPVWNGLTNEFHPTQMLADVLTVEEHFGHLKGIKLTFVGDARNNVANSLMVVCAKMGMHFTACGPKDLFPAADLVKTAEAIAKETGATITLTDDVEKGCKNADVLYTDIWVSMGEPDSVWESRIKLLSKYQVNKKMMALANHNAIFLHCLPSFHDLNTKVGREVNEKFGIPEMEVSNEVFESAQSKVFDQAENRMHTIKAVMYATLK is encoded by the coding sequence ATGGGTGTGAATCTTTTAGGACGAAGCTTCTTAAAATTATTGGATTTCAGCTCAGCAGAAATCAGGTATTTGTTGGATCTTTCAAAAGAATTAAAAAAATTGAAGATGACGCATACCCCGCACGATCACTTAAAAGGAAAAAACATCGTATTACTGTTTGAAAAAACCTCAACCCGTACACGCTGTTCTTTTGAAGTCGCCGCTATGGATTTAGGTATGGGTTCAACTTTCTTGGATCCGGCAAGCTCCCAGATGGGACATAAAGAGAGCATCGAAGACACCGCACGGGTTTTAGGCCGCATGTATGACGGTATCGAATACCGAGGATTCAGCCAAGAAATCGTTGAAAAATTGGCAAAATATGCGGGTGTTCCGGTTTGGAATGGCTTAACCAACGAATTCCATCCCACCCAGATGCTTGCAGACGTACTCACCGTTGAAGAGCATTTCGGTCATTTAAAAGGTATCAAACTGACGTTTGTCGGCGATGCACGCAACAACGTTGCCAATTCACTGATGGTTGTATGTGCTAAGATGGGTATGCACTTTACCGCATGCGGCCCCAAGGATCTGTTCCCTGCCGCCGACTTGGTAAAGACTGCTGAAGCGATTGCAAAGGAAACCGGTGCAACCATTACGCTTACCGATGATGTCGAAAAAGGCTGCAAAAATGCAGATGTATTGTATACCGACATTTGGGTATCGATGGGCGAACCCGACAGCGTATGGGAATCCCGCATTAAGCTGTTGAGCAAGTATCAGGTGAACAAGAAGATGATGGCTCTTGCCAACCACAATGCTATCTTCCTGCACTGCTTGCCTTCATTCCACGACTTGAATACGAAAGTCGGACGCGAAGTGAACGAGAAATTCGGTATTCCCGAAATGGAAGTAAGTAACGAAGTCTTTGAATCGGCACAGTCAAAGGTGTTCGATCAGGCTGAAAACCGAATGCATACCATTAAAGCGGTTATGTATGCAACCTTAAAGTAA